The following are encoded in a window of Candidatus Omnitrophota bacterium genomic DNA:
- a CDS encoding response regulator — translation MKKIFLVEDEKMVADVIARFFEKKGFEVDVAYDLPTAMDMYDPEAYDLVLLDINLREDTSFPLLERIKKEHPEIPVLIFSGYDSEENIKKAKSLGADGFIPKPFRIEFLKDFLFPKIEAMRRKKPE, via the coding sequence ATGAAGAAGATTTTTCTGGTCGAAGATGAAAAAATGGTGGCTGATGTTATCGCCAGGTTCTTCGAAAAAAAGGGTTTTGAGGTCGATGTAGCTTATGACCTGCCCACGGCAATGGATATGTACGACCCCGAAGCATATGACCTGGTCCTCTTGGATATCAATCTGAGAGAAGATACCAGTTTCCCTCTCCTTGAGAGGATCAAGAAGGAGCACCCGGAGATCCCCGTTCTGATATTCAGCGGATATGACTCCGAGGAGAACATTAAAAAAGCCAAATCCCTCGGCGCGGACGGTTTTATACCCAAACCCTTCCGTATAGAGTTTTTGAAGGACTTTCTTTTCCCGAAGATAGAGGCAATGCGCCGTAAAAAGCCGGAATAG
- a CDS encoding cytochrome c biogenesis protein CcdA — protein sequence MENVSFGIAFLAGVLSFLSPCVLPLVPGYISFLSGTSLEELKRGAPEKKVLVKAGIVSIFFVLGFSVVFTALGASATFIGRLLSEYQGLITKIAGVVIVLLGLHLVGLFNLSWLNYQKKFDISPAAPSPASAFFIGMAFGFGWTPCVGPILAGILAIAATQETVVRGVLLLLVYSMGLGIPFILTGFAVGVFMKFFERYKRFIRTGEVIAGLFLIIVGILIFFDSLGVLTRYIPDEFYGFAK from the coding sequence ATGGAGAATGTTTCATTCGGGATAGCTTTTCTGGCAGGGGTGCTTTCATTCCTTTCTCCCTGCGTGCTTCCGCTGGTCCCCGGTTATATCTCGTTCCTTTCCGGAACCTCCCTGGAGGAATTGAAGAGGGGAGCTCCCGAAAAAAAGGTTCTTGTAAAAGCCGGTATAGTATCGATATTCTTCGTTCTCGGTTTTTCAGTGGTTTTTACGGCCCTTGGTGCTTCAGCGACCTTTATCGGAAGGTTGCTTTCGGAATACCAGGGCCTGATCACCAAGATAGCCGGGGTGGTTATCGTTCTGCTTGGTCTTCATCTGGTGGGTCTATTCAATCTCAGCTGGCTGAATTACCAGAAAAAATTCGATATCAGTCCCGCGGCCCCGTCCCCGGCATCGGCTTTTTTTATCGGAATGGCTTTCGGGTTCGGTTGGACCCCGTGCGTGGGTCCGATACTCGCCGGCATACTCGCTATTGCCGCAACCCAGGAGACAGTGGTAAGAGGCGTTCTGCTTTTACTGGTTTATTCCATGGGTTTGGGGATACCTTTCATTCTTACGGGCTTCGCCGTGGGGGTTTTCATGAAGTTCTTTGAGCGTTATAAAAGGTTCATACGCACCGGAGAAGTTATAGCGGGTCTCTTTCTGATAATAGTGGGGATCCTGATATTTTTCGACAGTCTCGGCGTTCTTACCAGGTACATACCCGATGAATTTTACGGTTTTGCTAAATAA
- a CDS encoding NADP-specific glutamate dehydrogenase, which yields MTNGANYVSKVFEEVLRRNPGETEFLQAVKEVLDSLIPVVDRHKRYEEARILERIVEPERQIMFRVPWQDDQGMVHVNRGFRFEFNSALGPYKGGLRFHPTVNQSILKFLGFEQIFKNSLTTLPMGGGKGGSDFDPKGKSDAEVMRFCQSFMTELQRHIGPDTDVPAGDIGVGGREIGYMFGQYRRIRNEFTGVLTGKGLNWGGSLIRPEATGYGATYFAEEMLKMRGDSMKGKIVVVSGSGNVAQYTVQKVNQLGGKVVSLSDSNGSIHDPDGIDDEKLAFVMELKNVKRGRIREYAEKYGCEYKEGEKPWSIKCDCAFPSATQNEIDGKDARTLLDNGCMLVSEGANMPSTPEAVDLFIKEKILYGPGKAANAGGVATSGLEMSQNSMRMPWTREEVDERLNGIMVAIHRQCVEAAEEYGQPGNYVIGANIAGFVKVADSMLDQGVI from the coding sequence ATGACCAACGGGGCAAATTATGTATCGAAGGTGTTCGAGGAGGTGCTTAGACGCAATCCCGGCGAGACCGAATTCCTTCAGGCGGTAAAAGAGGTGCTTGATTCGCTCATACCGGTAGTTGACAGGCACAAAAGATACGAGGAGGCGAGGATACTTGAGCGCATCGTCGAACCGGAAAGGCAGATAATGTTCCGGGTGCCCTGGCAGGATGACCAGGGGATGGTGCACGTAAACCGCGGTTTCAGGTTCGAATTCAACAGCGCTCTGGGACCTTATAAGGGCGGCCTGCGGTTTCACCCGACGGTGAACCAGAGCATCCTTAAGTTCCTCGGTTTTGAACAGATTTTCAAGAATTCCCTTACCACTCTTCCGATGGGCGGAGGTAAGGGCGGTTCCGATTTCGACCCAAAGGGTAAATCGGACGCGGAGGTAATGCGCTTCTGTCAGTCTTTCATGACGGAGCTTCAGCGCCATATAGGACCGGATACCGACGTGCCCGCCGGTGACATAGGTGTAGGCGGTCGTGAAATAGGCTATATGTTCGGACAGTACCGGAGGATACGTAATGAATTCACCGGTGTTCTCACCGGAAAGGGCCTTAACTGGGGAGGATCCCTGATAAGACCCGAAGCTACCGGTTACGGTGCGACGTATTTCGCTGAGGAGATGCTCAAGATGCGCGGTGACAGCATGAAGGGTAAGATCGTTGTTGTCTCCGGGTCCGGGAACGTGGCTCAGTACACGGTGCAGAAAGTGAACCAGCTTGGTGGCAAGGTCGTTTCCCTGTCCGATTCGAACGGATCGATCCATGACCCGGACGGCATAGATGATGAGAAACTCGCTTTCGTTATGGAGCTTAAGAACGTAAAGCGCGGACGTATCAGAGAATATGCCGAAAAGTACGGATGCGAATACAAGGAAGGCGAAAAACCCTGGTCTATCAAATGTGACTGCGCTTTCCCGAGCGCCACGCAGAACGAGATAGACGGTAAGGATGCCAGGACGCTTCTGGATAACGGCTGTATGCTCGTGAGCGAGGGGGCCAATATGCCCTCCACGCCCGAGGCGGTCGATCTTTTCATAAAAGAAAAGATACTCTACGGTCCCGGCAAGGCCGCCAACGCCGGCGGAGTTGCTACCTCGGGACTGGAGATGAGCCAGAACTCAATGAGGATGCCGTGGACCCGCGAAGAGGTGGACGAGCGTCTCAACGGTATAATGGTCGCCATACACAGGCAGTGTGTTGAAGCAGCTGAAGAGTACGGTCAGCCGGGCAACTACGTTATCGGCGCTAATATAGCCGGCTTCGTGAAAGTGGCTGATTCAATGCTGGATCAGGGGGTTATCTAA